In a genomic window of Luoshenia tenuis:
- a CDS encoding DNA polymerase Y family protein, which translates to MRTVLHVDINNCYAAIECLHHPELRGKPVAVGGDVEARHGIILAKNQLAKARGVKTGEALWQARAKCPGLIILEPDFARYLRFSRLARALFAEYTDQVEPFGLDEAWLDVSASCALHGGGGAIGQEIRRRMKQELGITVSVGVSFNKVFAKLGSDVAGPDEVRLFSPQNYRQAAWPLPVGDLLYVGPATRQKLYKRNIPTIGHLAQTSPRLLQQWLGKWGLILHAFANGQDCSPVRALDEAEAIKSIGNSTTTPRDLKDDRDARTIFWMLAESVAARLRESGFVCDTVQISLRDNGLFRFERQMRLPRPTCLAADICGAAMAILQANYSWDKPLRSIGLRACGLHSAAQPSQTLLFEPEAARERREAAERAVEDIRARFGPDAIWRAATGLDDTLRRIHPKEEHVIHPVGFFHAG; encoded by the coding sequence ATGCGTACGGTGCTGCACGTGGATATCAACAACTGTTACGCCGCCATCGAGTGCCTGCACCACCCGGAGCTGCGGGGCAAGCCCGTGGCTGTGGGCGGGGATGTGGAGGCGCGCCACGGCATTATTCTGGCCAAAAACCAACTGGCCAAAGCCCGGGGCGTCAAGACCGGGGAGGCCCTGTGGCAGGCGCGGGCCAAGTGCCCGGGGCTGATCATCCTGGAGCCGGATTTTGCCCGCTACCTGCGCTTTAGCCGCCTGGCCCGGGCGCTGTTTGCCGAATATACCGATCAGGTAGAGCCCTTTGGGCTGGACGAAGCCTGGCTGGATGTAAGCGCAAGCTGCGCCCTGCACGGGGGCGGCGGCGCCATCGGCCAGGAGATCCGCCGCAGGATGAAACAAGAGCTGGGCATCACGGTCTCGGTGGGGGTCTCCTTTAACAAGGTGTTTGCCAAGCTGGGCAGCGATGTGGCGGGCCCGGATGAGGTGCGCCTGTTCTCCCCCCAAAATTACCGGCAGGCAGCCTGGCCGCTGCCGGTGGGCGATCTGCTGTATGTGGGACCGGCCACCCGGCAAAAGCTATACAAGCGCAACATCCCCACCATCGGCCACCTGGCCCAGACCTCGCCCCGGCTTTTGCAGCAATGGCTGGGCAAATGGGGCTTGATCCTGCACGCCTTTGCCAACGGGCAGGACTGCTCGCCCGTGCGGGCGCTGGACGAAGCGGAAGCCATCAAGAGCATTGGCAACTCCACCACCACGCCCCGGGATCTAAAGGACGACCGGGATGCGCGCACGATATTCTGGATGCTGGCCGAATCCGTGGCGGCCCGGCTGCGGGAGAGCGGCTTTGTATGCGATACGGTGCAGATCAGCCTGCGGGACAACGGCCTATTCCGCTTTGAACGGCAGATGCGCCTGCCTCGGCCCACCTGTTTGGCAGCGGACATATGCGGTGCGGCCATGGCCATATTGCAGGCCAACTATAGCTGGGATAAGCCCCTGCGCTCCATCGGCCTTAGGGCCTGCGGGCTGCATAGCGCCGCCCAGCCCAGCCAGACCCTGCTCTTTGAGCCGGAGGCCGCGCGGGAGCGCCGGGAGGCCGCCGAGCGGGCCGTAGAGGATATCCGCGCCCGCTTTGGGCCGGACGCGATCTGGCGGGCGGCCACCGGGCTGGATGATACGCTGCGGCGCATCCACCCCAAGGAAGAACACGTGATCCATCCGGTGGGCTTTTTCCATGCCGGTTAA
- a CDS encoding cation-translocating P-type ATPase, whose product MKVHGKKTGAGGALREPTPERGLEESDVALRKAMGLVNVAVDAQSRTVKAIIHDNVFTFFNLIFVVLAVLVALVGSYRSLTFMPIVVLNTLIGIVQEVRSKRTLEKLTMLSAPTARVLRGGREQTLRAEELVLDDVVIFTAGNQICADGVVLEGEAQVNEALLTGEADEIAKGPGDQLMSGSFIVSGVCKARLVAVGADSYISRLTLEAKKSKGVGQSKMILALNRLIKAVGLIIIPIGVILFLHQWLLVGNTVEESVVGMVAALIGMIPEGLYLLASVALVISVMRLARSKVLVHEMNCIEMLARVDVLCVDKTGTITEPEMRVEGAVPLSDEGDILPLLGDFAAAQASDNITMEAVKAYFTQGQGRRPLGVTSFSAACKYSSATFEEGCYVLGAPEFVLRERFGEYQALIQSHAARGARVLVFAQYAGRADGRALTAGVRPLCLVLLRNPIRKAAAQTFGYFAQQGVQVKVISGDNPVTVSQVAMQAHIDGAENYVDASTLQTEEALCKAATRYTVFGRVTPAQKRALVRALKSAGHTVAMTGDGVNDVLALKDADCSIAMASGSDAAAQAAQLVLLDNDFARMPLVVDEGRRVVNNIERSASLFLVKNIFSFLMSFFSIVLMCTYPVGPAQISLISAFTIGAPAFLLALEPNKRRIKGTFLRNVIERAFPAGITDFILVSILMLVGRWMGIPDEMISTAATILMSVVGLLIICYIGRPMNLWRWAIVAAMVAGIALSATYFHWLFDMSRLSLHCTVLLLILCALALPVMLGLGRATQTMVDFSFRMARQFLRRCKGLGARRRKEEGR is encoded by the coding sequence ATGAAAGTTCACGGGAAAAAGACGGGCGCGGGCGGCGCCCTGCGCGAGCCCACGCCGGAGCGGGGCCTGGAGGAGAGCGACGTAGCGCTGCGCAAAGCCATGGGCCTTGTCAACGTTGCGGTGGACGCGCAGAGCAGAACCGTCAAAGCGATCATCCACGACAACGTCTTTACCTTTTTCAACCTGATATTCGTGGTGCTGGCCGTGCTGGTGGCGCTGGTGGGCTCGTACCGGAGCCTGACCTTTATGCCCATCGTGGTGCTCAACACCCTGATCGGCATCGTGCAGGAGGTGCGCTCCAAGCGCACGTTGGAAAAGCTGACCATGCTCAGCGCCCCCACGGCGCGGGTGCTGCGCGGCGGGCGGGAGCAGACGCTCAGGGCCGAAGAGCTGGTGCTGGACGACGTGGTGATCTTTACCGCGGGCAACCAGATCTGCGCGGACGGCGTGGTTCTGGAAGGCGAGGCGCAGGTCAACGAGGCGCTGCTCACCGGCGAGGCGGACGAGATCGCCAAGGGCCCGGGGGATCAGCTGATGAGCGGCAGCTTTATCGTTTCAGGCGTCTGCAAGGCCCGCCTTGTCGCCGTGGGGGCGGACAGCTATATCTCCCGCCTGACGCTGGAGGCCAAAAAGAGCAAGGGCGTGGGCCAAAGCAAGATGATCCTGGCGCTGAACCGGCTGATCAAGGCCGTGGGGCTGATCATCATCCCCATCGGCGTGATCCTGTTTTTACACCAGTGGCTGCTGGTGGGCAACACGGTGGAAGAGAGCGTGGTGGGCATGGTGGCCGCGCTGATCGGCATGATCCCGGAGGGGCTGTACCTGCTGGCCAGCGTGGCGCTGGTGATCAGCGTGATGCGCCTGGCGCGCAGCAAGGTGCTGGTGCACGAGATGAACTGCATTGAAATGCTGGCCCGGGTGGATGTGCTGTGCGTGGATAAGACCGGCACCATCACCGAGCCGGAAATGCGGGTAGAGGGCGCGGTGCCCCTTTCAGATGAAGGGGATATTTTGCCCTTGCTGGGGGATTTTGCCGCCGCCCAGGCCAGCGATAATATCACCATGGAGGCGGTTAAGGCCTATTTTACCCAAGGGCAGGGGCGCAGGCCCCTGGGGGTGACCTCGTTTTCCGCCGCCTGCAAATACAGCTCGGCCACCTTTGAGGAGGGCTGCTATGTGCTGGGCGCGCCGGAGTTCGTACTGCGCGAGCGGTTCGGCGAATATCAGGCGCTGATCCAGAGCCACGCCGCCCGGGGGGCGCGGGTGCTGGTCTTTGCCCAATACGCCGGCCGGGCCGATGGCCGGGCGTTGACGGCGGGGGTGCGTCCGCTTTGCCTGGTGCTGCTGCGCAACCCCATTCGCAAAGCCGCCGCCCAGACTTTTGGCTACTTTGCGCAGCAGGGCGTGCAGGTCAAGGTGATCTCCGGAGACAATCCTGTAACCGTCTCCCAGGTAGCGATGCAGGCCCACATCGACGGAGCCGAAAACTATGTGGACGCCTCCACCCTGCAAACGGAGGAGGCGCTTTGCAAGGCCGCTACCCGCTATACCGTCTTTGGCCGGGTAACGCCCGCCCAAAAGCGCGCGCTGGTGCGGGCGCTGAAAAGTGCGGGGCATACCGTGGCCATGACCGGGGACGGCGTGAACGATGTGCTGGCTTTAAAGGATGCGGACTGTTCCATCGCCATGGCCTCGGGCAGCGATGCGGCTGCCCAGGCCGCCCAGCTGGTACTGCTGGACAACGACTTTGCCCGCATGCCGCTTGTGGTGGACGAGGGGCGGCGGGTGGTCAACAATATCGAGCGGTCGGCCAGCCTGTTTCTGGTCAAAAATATCTTTTCCTTTCTCATGAGCTTTTTCTCCATCGTGCTGATGTGCACCTATCCGGTGGGCCCGGCGCAGATCTCGCTGATCAGCGCCTTTACCATCGGCGCGCCGGCCTTTTTACTGGCGCTGGAGCCCAACAAGCGGCGGATTAAGGGCACCTTTTTGCGCAATGTGATCGAACGGGCCTTTCCCGCCGGAATTACGGACTTTATCCTGGTCAGCATTCTGATGCTGGTGGGAAGGTGGATGGGGATACCCGACGAGATGATCTCCACCGCCGCGACGATACTCATGTCCGTCGTAGGGCTGCTCATCATCTGCTATATCGGCCGGCCCATGAACCTGTGGCGCTGGGCCATTGTGGCGGCGATGGTGGCGGGCATCGCCCTTAGCGCCACCTACTTCCACTGGTTGTTTGATATGAGCCGCCTTTCGTTGCACTGCACGGTGCTGCTGCTCATCCTGTGCGCGCTGGCGCTGCCGGTGATGCTGGGCTTAGGAAGGGCGACCCAAACGATGGTGGATTTCAGCTTCCGTATGGCGCGTCAATTCCTGCGCCGCTGCAAGGGGCTGGGCGCGCGCCGCAGAAAAGAGGAGGGGCGTTAA
- a CDS encoding phosphohexomutase domain-containing protein: MEQDLRKLKSGTDVRGVALPDAGREVNLTDEAVRRIAHSFALWLAGKKGAEAETLRISVGHDSRLSAQRIKAAVLQGLGAAGCAVTDVGLISTPAMFMTCVTEGFMMDGAVMITASHHPFDRNGLKFFTPAGGLEEAQLKAILEMANATPCQGAPARVERRDFLPLYAQMLVDKIRAGVNDPEDYAHPLKGLHVVVDAGNGVGGFFVDGVLAPLGADTAGSRFLEPDGRFPNHIPNPEEPEAMASIREAVLQSGADIGLIFDTDVDRAGAVDRAGNEINRNKLIALIAAIELEAHPGGVVVTDSITSTGLKTFIEQHLGGVHYRYRRGYKNVIDKMVELNAAGKDCPMAMETSGHGALAENYNLDDGAYLMVKILIRLARQRRAGGDIADLIRDLKEPLEMQEVRLPITEADFAACGQRVISDLEAYAAAQPLWQVADDNREGIRVSFGPGEGEGWFLLRLSVHDPIMPLNIESDAAGGARIIAQKLLPVLQSMPGLDVSPLEKSL; this comes from the coding sequence ATGGAGCAGGATTTAAGAAAGCTGAAGTCCGGAACCGACGTGCGGGGCGTGGCCCTGCCGGATGCGGGACGGGAAGTGAACCTGACCGACGAGGCGGTGCGCCGCATCGCCCATAGCTTTGCCCTATGGCTGGCCGGGAAAAAGGGCGCCGAGGCCGAAACGCTGCGCATCAGTGTGGGGCACGATTCCCGCCTGTCCGCGCAGCGGATCAAGGCGGCGGTGCTGCAGGGCCTGGGCGCGGCGGGCTGCGCCGTAACGGATGTGGGGCTGATCTCCACCCCCGCGATGTTTATGACCTGCGTGACAGAGGGCTTTATGATGGACGGGGCGGTGATGATCACCGCCAGCCACCACCCCTTTGACCGCAACGGGCTTAAGTTCTTTACCCCTGCAGGCGGCCTGGAGGAGGCGCAGCTTAAAGCTATCCTGGAGATGGCCAACGCCACCCCCTGCCAGGGCGCGCCGGCCCGGGTGGAGCGGCGGGACTTTTTGCCCCTGTACGCCCAAATGCTGGTAGATAAGATCCGCGCCGGCGTAAACGACCCCGAGGATTACGCGCACCCGCTAAAGGGCCTGCACGTAGTGGTGGACGCGGGCAACGGCGTGGGCGGCTTTTTTGTGGACGGGGTGCTGGCCCCCTTGGGCGCGGATACCGCCGGCAGCCGCTTTTTAGAGCCGGATGGGCGCTTTCCCAACCACATCCCCAACCCGGAGGAGCCCGAGGCCATGGCCTCCATCCGGGAGGCGGTGCTGCAAAGCGGGGCGGACATCGGCCTGATCTTCGATACCGATGTGGACCGGGCGGGCGCGGTGGACCGGGCGGGCAACGAGATCAACCGCAATAAGCTGATCGCGCTCATCGCCGCCATCGAGCTGGAGGCGCATCCCGGCGGGGTAGTGGTCACCGATTCGATCACCTCTACCGGCCTTAAAACCTTTATCGAGCAGCATCTGGGCGGGGTGCATTACCGCTACCGCCGGGGCTATAAAAACGTGATCGACAAAATGGTGGAGTTAAACGCCGCCGGCAAAGACTGCCCCATGGCCATGGAGACCAGCGGCCACGGCGCGCTGGCGGAGAACTATAACCTGGACGACGGGGCCTATCTCATGGTCAAGATTCTGATCCGTTTGGCCCGGCAGCGCCGCGCAGGCGGGGATATTGCCGACCTGATCCGGGATCTGAAAGAGCCGCTGGAGATGCAGGAGGTACGCCTGCCCATCACCGAGGCCGACTTTGCCGCTTGCGGACAGCGGGTGATATCTGATCTGGAGGCCTATGCCGCGGCACAGCCGCTCTGGCAGGTGGCCGACGATAACCGCGAGGGCATCCGCGTCAGCTTTGGCCCCGGGGAGGGGGAGGGCTGGTTCCTTTTGCGCCTGTCGGTACACGACCCCATCATGCCGCTGAATATCGAATCCGACGCGGCGGGCGGGGCGCGCATAATCGCCCAAAAGCTTTTGCCGGTGCTGCAAAGCATGCCCGGCCTGGACGTAAGCCCGCTTGAGAAAAGCCTGTAA
- a CDS encoding RecX family transcriptional regulator, producing MALVTAIEDQKRNRTRVNIYLDGEYAFSLEKETCARLRIAMGMEIEPEQVAQAAAQDERRVAFDRALTCLERRARTEKQVRDYLRAREFAQDVIDDTLQKLKGYRFVDDAAYAKNFAQGKLNAAGQGPHRIRRALKMQGVPDAVAEQAVSELDEERQAQLLAAQAEKALRRYAALPRREAMGKAGQALYRKGFGWDEIASALREAYEALELDKDEYEDF from the coding sequence ATGGCGCTGGTCACGGCTATTGAGGATCAAAAGCGCAACCGTACCCGGGTCAACATCTATCTGGATGGGGAATACGCCTTTTCGCTGGAGAAGGAGACCTGCGCCAGGCTGCGTATCGCCATGGGGATGGAAATCGAGCCGGAGCAGGTGGCCCAGGCCGCGGCGCAGGACGAGCGGCGGGTGGCCTTTGACCGGGCGCTGACCTGCCTGGAGCGCCGCGCCCGTACCGAAAAGCAGGTGCGCGATTACCTGCGCGCCCGGGAGTTTGCACAGGATGTGATCGACGATACGCTCCAAAAGCTCAAGGGCTACCGCTTTGTGGACGATGCAGCTTATGCCAAAAACTTTGCCCAGGGGAAGCTGAACGCCGCGGGCCAGGGCCCGCACCGCATCCGCCGGGCGCTGAAAATGCAGGGCGTGCCCGATGCGGTGGCCGAGCAGGCCGTTTCTGAGCTGGATGAGGAGCGCCAAGCCCAGCTGCTGGCCGCCCAGGCCGAAAAGGCGCTGCGCCGCTACGCGGCGCTGCCCCGGCGCGAGGCCATGGGCAAGGCAGGGCAGGCGCTTTACCGCAAGGGCTTTGGCTGGGATGAGATCGCCTCGGCCCTGCGGGAGGCCTATGAGGCGCTGGAGCTGGATAAAGACGAGTACGAGGATTTTTAG
- a CDS encoding sugar phosphate isomerase/epimerase family protein, with protein sequence MAKLPVAVQVYSVREDAEKDFKGTIQKIKDIGYDAVELAGLYGMSAQEVRKVLDEVGIRALSAHVPYVELIGDTEKTIDDYITIGCEYIAVPYLTEEYRPGTPEYPHVIEEIERIGRACKQKGVTLLYHNHDFEFAKMPDGQYALDYMYEAIPADLLQTELDICWVRVAGECPSAYIRKYAGRCPVVHLKDYYKEEGKEAGAMYELIGIDGEKPKEQGAFEFRPVGYGHQDMPSVLDAAVASGAKWVVVEQDRSVGRTPMEAITLSREYLRQLGW encoded by the coding sequence ATGGCAAAACTTCCGGTTGCAGTACAGGTCTACTCCGTACGGGAGGACGCTGAGAAGGACTTTAAGGGAACCATCCAAAAAATCAAAGATATTGGCTATGACGCGGTGGAGCTGGCCGGCCTTTACGGCATGAGCGCCCAGGAGGTGCGCAAGGTATTGGACGAGGTGGGCATCCGCGCCCTGTCCGCCCATGTGCCTTATGTGGAGCTGATTGGCGATACCGAAAAGACCATTGACGACTATATCACCATCGGCTGCGAGTACATCGCCGTGCCCTACCTCACCGAGGAATACCGCCCGGGCACGCCCGAGTATCCCCACGTGATCGAGGAGATCGAGCGCATCGGCCGCGCCTGCAAGCAAAAGGGCGTGACCCTGCTTTACCACAACCACGACTTTGAGTTTGCCAAAATGCCGGACGGGCAGTATGCGCTGGATTATATGTACGAAGCCATCCCCGCGGATTTATTGCAGACGGAGCTTGATATCTGCTGGGTGCGCGTGGCGGGCGAGTGCCCCAGTGCCTACATCCGCAAGTATGCGGGCCGCTGCCCGGTGGTTCACCTGAAGGACTACTACAAAGAAGAGGGCAAAGAGGCGGGCGCCATGTACGAGCTGATCGGCATCGACGGGGAAAAGCCCAAGGAGCAGGGCGCCTTTGAGTTCCGCCCCGTGGGCTATGGCCACCAGGATATGCCCTCCGTGCTGGACGCGGCCGTTGCCTCCGGCGCCAAGTGGGTGGTCGTCGAGCAGGATCGCTCGGTGGGCCGCACCCCCATGGAGGCCATTACCCTGAGCCGGGAATACCTGCGCCAGCTGGGTTGGTAA
- a CDS encoding HAD family hydrolase, producing the protein MAIKGAIFDMDGLMIDTERLMMKAWRRAGEQMGFPIGEDVVKRTLGLNAENTKKVFAEVFAREEDFLACRQVRNQLLAQDIEANGLPVKAGLYQLLDFLKAGGYKIAVATSTARERATGYLKKVAVDGYFDAIICGDMIARGKPEPDIYLAAAGALGLAPQRCIALEDSPVGVLSAYRAGCRPIMVPDLIVPSPETRALLYAQVSSLDEVIPLLEGE; encoded by the coding sequence TTGGCGATCAAGGGCGCGATTTTTGATATGGATGGGTTGATGATCGATACCGAGCGGCTGATGATGAAGGCCTGGCGCAGGGCCGGGGAGCAGATGGGTTTCCCCATCGGGGAGGACGTGGTCAAGCGCACGCTGGGGCTGAATGCGGAGAATACCAAAAAGGTGTTTGCCGAAGTTTTTGCCCGGGAGGAGGACTTTCTAGCCTGCCGCCAGGTGCGCAACCAGCTGCTGGCGCAGGATATTGAGGCAAATGGCCTGCCGGTCAAGGCGGGGCTTTACCAGCTGCTGGACTTTTTAAAGGCCGGCGGCTATAAAATCGCCGTGGCCACCTCCACCGCGCGGGAGCGGGCCACCGGCTACCTGAAAAAGGTGGCGGTGGACGGGTATTTTGACGCCATCATCTGCGGGGATATGATCGCCCGCGGCAAGCCCGAGCCGGATATCTACCTGGCCGCGGCGGGGGCGCTGGGCCTTGCGCCGCAGCGCTGCATCGCCCTGGAGGATTCGCCGGTGGGCGTACTCTCGGCCTATCGGGCCGGGTGCCGGCCCATTATGGTGCCGGATCTGATCGTCCCCTCTCCGGAGACCCGGGCGCTTTTGTATGCGCAGGTATCCTCGCTTGACGAGGTTATCCCTTTGCTGGAAGGGGAATAG
- a CDS encoding spore coat protein, which produces MNENPFVQLTEQDMLTDLLSQEKQIVGLYSVAITEASTPEFRQVLGNNFTNTTQDQYQTFDYMQQKGFYKIKQAQAQDIDQAKQTYCKMENELTK; this is translated from the coding sequence ATGAATGAAAATCCCTTTGTACAGTTGACTGAGCAGGACATGCTGACCGACCTGCTCAGCCAGGAAAAGCAGATCGTCGGCCTTTATTCCGTGGCGATCACCGAGGCTTCCACGCCGGAGTTTCGCCAGGTGCTGGGGAACAATTTTACCAACACCACGCAGGATCAGTACCAGACCTTTGACTACATGCAGCAAAAGGGCTTTTACAAGATCAAGCAGGCCCAGGCCCAGGATATTGACCAGGCCAAGCAGACCTACTGCAAGATGGAAAACGAGCTGACCAAGTAA
- a CDS encoding alpha/beta hydrolase translates to MALIKMNFLSQVLGMQTNITVALPSFSFADIVQGAQSYYVPGMKFQVLYLLHGGSGDDSDWVNFSSVLRYADDNKLAIIMAPAFNSSYVDMVHGGRYFTFFTEELPQVCQAFFPISDKREDTFIAGLSMGGNGAMRLALKRPDLYSQALCMSGAAFDVQELKRRAAQPPFNTAGRIAMPDMEDTYGDLNAFEGSEEDMFFVAKRNLAQGKPMPKFYFACGGDDFALTTVRKAHEHLKSLGYDTQLEEIPGYGHEWDFWDLYIRKAIGELFPLIRKPILPN, encoded by the coding sequence ATGGCACTTATCAAAATGAACTTTTTATCCCAGGTGCTGGGGATGCAGACCAACATCACCGTGGCGCTGCCATCGTTCAGCTTTGCGGATATCGTGCAGGGAGCCCAGAGTTATTACGTGCCGGGGATGAAGTTCCAGGTGCTTTACCTGCTGCACGGCGGCTCGGGAGATGACAGCGACTGGGTCAATTTCTCCTCCGTGCTGCGCTATGCCGACGATAACAAGCTGGCCATCATCATGGCGCCGGCTTTCAACTCCTCCTATGTGGATATGGTCCACGGGGGGCGGTACTTCACCTTTTTTACCGAGGAGCTGCCCCAGGTCTGCCAGGCCTTCTTCCCCATTTCCGATAAAAGGGAAGATACCTTTATCGCCGGGCTGTCCATGGGGGGCAACGGGGCCATGCGCCTGGCCCTGAAGCGGCCGGACCTGTACAGCCAGGCGCTGTGTATGAGCGGCGCCGCCTTTGACGTGCAGGAGCTCAAGCGCCGGGCAGCCCAGCCTCCCTTTAATACCGCGGGGCGCATCGCCATGCCGGATATGGAGGATACCTATGGCGACCTTAACGCCTTTGAGGGCAGTGAAGAGGATATGTTCTTCGTCGCCAAGCGCAACCTGGCGCAGGGCAAGCCCATGCCCAAATTCTATTTTGCCTGCGGCGGAGATGATTTTGCCTTAACGACCGTGCGCAAAGCGCACGAACACCTGAAATCCCTGGGGTACGATACCCAGCTCGAGGAGATCCCCGGCTATGGGCACGAGTGGGATTTCTGGGATCTTTACATTCGCAAGGCGATCGGCGAGCTGTTCCCCTTAATACGCAAACCGATTTTGCCAAATTAA
- the tkt gene encoding transketolase encodes MPCVKELSVNTIRMLSAEGVQKANSGHPGLPMGSAPMAYALWAEQMKHNPKDPQWINRDRFVLSAGHGSMLLYSLLHLFGYGLTIEDLQQFRQWGSKTPGHPEYGHTVGVETTTGPLGMGVANAVGMAVAEAHLAAKFNREGYNVMDHYTYALVGDGCLMEGISSEASSLAGTWGLGKLIVLYDSNTISIEGNTNIAFREDVAKRYEAYGWQVIDVANGTDVDAISAAIAKAKQETGKPSLIVVHTEIGYGCPAKQGKSSAHGEPLGEENLEATRKNLGWNYPPFTVPEEVKAHMQQCIDAGAKAQDEWNALFENYKKAFPELAKEWDCWFSGKVDESIFADESYWDFPKADATRNSSGIALNRLAAKVPNLIGGSADLAPSTKTLMKDRGDFSAEDYSGSNMHFGVREFAMAAIGNGMVLHGGLRAYVSTFFVFSDYMKHAIRLSAIMQLPLTYVLTHDSIGVGEDGPTHEPIEQLAMLRSIPGMTVLRPADGKETAAAWQVAMTHQGPCALVLTRQNLPQYENTGCGVKKGAYILADSEKATPDVILMATGSEVELIMQAKDALKEKGVDARVVSMPSFELFDAQDEAYKESVLPKAVRARVAVEAASPFGWYKYVGLDGEVIALDHFGASAPASILFKEFGFTVDNVVEKALAVCK; translated from the coding sequence ATGCCCTGTGTCAAGGAATTATCGGTCAACACCATTCGCATGCTCTCTGCCGAGGGCGTGCAGAAGGCCAACTCCGGCCATCCCGGCCTGCCGATGGGCTCGGCCCCCATGGCCTACGCGCTGTGGGCCGAGCAGATGAAGCATAACCCCAAGGATCCCCAGTGGATCAACCGGGACCGCTTCGTGCTCTCCGCCGGCCACGGCTCCATGCTGCTGTATTCGCTGTTGCACCTGTTCGGCTACGGCCTGACCATCGAGGATTTGCAGCAGTTCCGCCAGTGGGGCTCTAAGACCCCCGGCCATCCCGAGTATGGCCACACGGTAGGCGTTGAGACCACCACCGGCCCCTTGGGCATGGGCGTGGCCAATGCCGTGGGTATGGCTGTAGCTGAGGCGCATTTGGCCGCCAAGTTCAACCGCGAAGGCTACAATGTGATGGATCACTACACCTACGCGCTGGTGGGCGATGGGTGCCTGATGGAGGGCATCTCCTCGGAGGCTTCCTCCCTGGCCGGCACCTGGGGCCTGGGTAAGCTGATCGTGCTGTACGACAGCAACACCATCTCCATTGAGGGCAACACCAATATCGCCTTCCGCGAGGATGTAGCCAAGCGCTATGAGGCCTATGGCTGGCAGGTGATCGACGTGGCAAACGGCACGGATGTGGACGCCATCTCCGCTGCCATCGCCAAAGCCAAGCAGGAGACCGGCAAACCCTCGCTGATCGTGGTGCATACCGAGATCGGTTACGGTTGCCCGGCCAAGCAGGGCAAATCTTCCGCCCATGGCGAGCCCCTGGGCGAGGAGAACCTGGAAGCCACCCGTAAAAATCTGGGCTGGAATTACCCGCCCTTTACCGTACCTGAGGAAGTTAAGGCCCATATGCAGCAGTGCATTGACGCCGGCGCCAAGGCCCAGGACGAGTGGAACGCGCTGTTTGAAAATTATAAAAAGGCCTTCCCCGAGCTGGCCAAGGAGTGGGATTGCTGGTTTAGCGGCAAGGTGGACGAGAGCATTTTTGCGGACGAGTCCTACTGGGATTTCCCCAAGGCGGACGCCACGCGCAACAGCTCCGGCATCGCCCTGAACCGCCTGGCGGCCAAGGTGCCCAACCTGATCGGCGGTTCGGCGGACCTGGCGCCCTCTACCAAGACGCTGATGAAGGACCGCGGGGATTTCTCCGCTGAGGATTACAGTGGCAGCAACATGCACTTTGGCGTGCGCGAGTTTGCCATGGCGGCCATCGGCAACGGCATGGTGCTGCACGGCGGCCTGCGCGCCTATGTGTCCACCTTCTTCGTATTTAGCGATTATATGAAGCATGCTATCCGGCTTTCCGCCATCATGCAGCTGCCGCTGACCTATGTGCTGACGCATGACTCCATCGGCGTGGGCGAGGACGGCCCCACCCATGAGCCCATCGAGCAGCTGGCCATGCTGCGCTCCATCCCGGGGATGACGGTGCTGCGCCCGGCCGACGGCAAGGAGACCGCCGCCGCCTGGCAGGTGGCCATGACCCATCAGGGCCCCTGCGCGCTGGTGCTGACCCGCCAGAACCTGCCCCAGTACGAGAATACCGGCTGCGGCGTGAAAAAGGGCGCTTATATCCTGGCGGACAGCGAAAAGGCTACGCCGGATGTGATCTTGATGGCCACCGGCTCCGAGGTGGAGCTGATCATGCAGGCCAAGGACGCCCTGAAGGAAAAAGGGGTGGACGCCCGCGTGGTTTCGATGCCCTCCTTCGAGCTGTTTGACGCCCAGGATGAGGCTTATAAGGAAAGCGTGCTGCCCAAGGCCGTGCGCGCCCGCGTGGCCGTGGAGGCTGCCAGTCCCTTTGGCTGGTACAAGTACGTGGGCCTGGATGGCGAAGTGATCGCGTTGGATCACTTTGGCGCTTCCGCTCCGGCTTCCATCCTGTTTAAGGAGTTTGGCTTCACGGTGGATAACGTGGTTGAAAAGGCCCTGGCCGTTTGCAAATAA